CATTGTCAAAATATGATAGCGATcaagagaacaaaaaaggcACAGAGCTTTCAAACTACTGAACATACAGGCTATTGCTCGGGTACcatttataaaaaaaaactcaataatacaactcaaccaaATAGTGTATACATAGAACTATATTGTACGCTTTTCACCACCTAACACTCATTaattttacaatttttaaCAACATCAGTAGCAGtaaaaacaacagcattaccagcaaaaacaacaacaacagcaccaccaccattaccaccaccaccatcactactactactactactactttCGCATATCCCACAAACCGTTCATTTTAACACCAATTATGTCAGATACGCTAGGACCGGAGTTTTACCCACTGTTTGCAccatggttgggttttgCTGGATGTGCAGCAGCAATGATTCTTTCGTGCGCTGGCGCAGCAATTGGCACTGCAAAATCTGGAATAGGTATCGCTGGTATCGGTACTTTTAAACCTGAACTCATTATGAAGTCGTTGATTCCCGTAGTGATGTCGGGTATCTTGTCTGTGTATGGATTAGTCGTGGCCGTGTTGATTGCGGGTGGATTATCACCTACAGAAAATTATTCACTTTTCAACGGGTTTATGCACTTGGCATGTGGACTTAGTGTAGGGTTTGCGTGTCTCGCATCTGGTTATGCCATTGGAATAGTTGGTGATGAGGGTGTCAGACAATTTATGCATCAGCCACGTCTATTTGTCGGAATTGTGTTGATCTTGATTTTCGCTGAAGTTTTGGGATTGTACGGAATGATTATAGCCTTGATATTAAACACAAAGGGTAATTGAGTGAGAAAAGTGTTACATACGAGAGAAAGTACTTGttagaatatatatatcacattatctttttttctttttttttttaaaaaaaatattaaggataaaaaaaagaatacttttgattttgttttattttattttatttcactttattttactttgttCAACTATGCTAAACTTTATTTTACAAttcatttaaaaaaatacagaACAATTGTGTACACTCTAATCGGTTGTGATTTCCATTTTGTCCTcgtctttcttctcttctggTTTGACCTCACTGGTGGCTTCGACGGCAGAAGCTTCTGGATTGGACCCATTGGTGGATATCTCAGGAACCGGTACAGAGCTTGCTGATGGTGCTGATGGTGCTGGGGTTGGATTTGGTACAGGTGCAGGTGCAGGTGTTTCACTCTCATGTTTGAAATCTCGATTTCCAATTGTGACATTTCCAGAGTTATCAATATATTGAGAAGCATTTTGCTCCAAATGCTGCACGGATCTATCAGAATCTAGGAACAACATGTAAGCTCTCTTGATATCTTGCAAGCTCACTTCattatttctctttttcaatgcTATCTGCTGTGCAACCGAGATCAAGTTGCTAGCATACCTCAAGCTAGTTTCTTGTCCAATTTTAGTCAAAAGAGCTAATGCATCAGCACTCAATTCAACTTCTTCCTCAGTGGCTCTTATGGACAAGATTGTACGAATCTCATCTCCGGAGTATGTTGTAGTATGGATAATCACAGATCTGTCCAAGAGGTCCAATGGTATACCATGTGGCGACTTGTAATCTGTACCTCTAGTTCTACTAACACCTCGGTTAGTAGCCATCATTACCACTGGTGAGAAATCATCTTCCAAAGCTCTATTTATGAATGAGAAACACTCGATGTCCAACATGTGAACCTCGtcaataaacaaaacaccAGGAACAATTTCCGCCTTACCTTCTTCCTTCCATTCTGCAACCTTGGTGTTGATCTGATCCCTAACTTCAGAGTTGATCTCTCCAGTATCACCAGAGAACAATGCCAAAAAACCCTGTTGTCTAGAGTTTATAACATCAATCTCATGCAACGACACAGTGTGCACgacttcttttctcttctgcAACTCTCCTTCTGGACACTGCACAAACTTGGTCTCTGGTCCCATTGCATCATAATCTCTTGCTCGTGTAAATGATTTACCGAGCTTTGTGATTCTTCCTGAAGCTTTGTCGATGGAAATGACATCACCAGCAAgaactttttctttcgttAACCCTTCAATCATTTTGTTTCCCAATTCATAAACAGTCTCCATgtctgtggttttaatggTGAGTTTACCTTGCTTGTGGCCACCGGTGATAGAACGATCAATTTGAATCTCAACCACCTCACCCTCAATAATTTCTGTTTCCTCTTTGATACGAACACCAATCGATTTCCTAAATGCCTGGGTCAATGCCTCTGTTTTGGAAATCTCTAAACTGTAAACTTCAGATGCTGCAAGTGCAGTAAATGGAACTTCGGATCCCAAACTTTGCGACAAACCCAAAGCAATCGCTGTCTTACCAGTAGATGGTGGACCGGCAATCAAAACAGCTCTTCCGGCAATCTTACCTGCCTGGACCATCTTCAAGATGACACCAGCAGCTTTTCTAGCTTGGATCTGGCCAACTAAGCCTTGTGCATTCTCTTTAGGTTGCAAGTTGTCTTCCAAACCGAGTCCCGTGATGTGCGAATGAGCAGCTATCAACGATAACCCGCTCACATCCTTTGTTGTGACATGTGTATTAATCGTGGTCATTTCTATACCTAGGTTCAAGTAAAATATATCCAGCAAgggaaatagaaaaagaaggaaagcaaaataaaagaaaaggcaaGGGAAAATATAGTATACTTTTTATAAGCTAGTGCTTTGAAATTCGCTTTTCCTctatctgtttttttttttccttttttccttttttccatttttccTTTGAGTTGTTTGTTTAAACTGAtgcttttgtatttttcattcaGCAGAAAGGGAAGGGTTGAGGTTCTTCAGCGCGCGTAGATTGAATTGTTCAAGTATGTGCTACCAACTGGCCATGATTCTCCTTCGTCTACTGAGTATATTTCAGTCTCCTCTAACATCCTCACTTTATTCACTCGAATCCCTTTTTCATATTACATGAAATAGTACATTTTACAAGTGTTAATATCTAGTCAAGATCAATTCTATTCCTCTATATCACAAGGCACTACTCAAATCgaattgtaaaaaaaaaagaaaagaaaagaaaaaaataagataaAGGATAAAActaaaataatttttttttcctcaaaggaaaagagcaagacagaaacagaatcaaaaacagaaacaaaaacagaatcaaaaacagaatcaaaaacagaatcaaaaacagaaacaaaaacagaatcaaaaacaaatggaaATTGATTACAAAGAAATTAATTCGAATCTACAACTTCAAATTCCGCAAGATCGACCCCTCGGCATACATTTCGTcgatttgttttttgaaaaatttagcAGCAATGGGTCTTTTTATCTTTGATGTGGGGGTAATCACATCCCTCTCCAATCTTAATGGCTCAATCTCTACGTGAATATTGtgcaatttttcaaacccATTCAATTTGGAGTTTATTGCAGTATTAATCGTGAGAAGGATTTGTGTACGGATTTCTCTTTGGTTGCAAACCTCAATTATTTTGTCGTTAGATGACAAATCTCCCTTGACACCGAATCTGCGCAAGTGTGGCACTATAGTTTGTGGATCAATTCCAATGACTCCAACCATAAATGAGCTTGTCAGCTCACCATGTGCAAATACCTGTGTTAACAAAGGACTAGCGGAAAGATAtgtattttcaattttctctGGGGTTACGTACTCACCTTGTgataatttgaaaaaattcttAACTCGGTCAATAATGATGAACCAACCTTCATGGGTTATTTGGGCAACGTCACCAGTAGAGA
This DNA window, taken from Lodderomyces elongisporus chromosome 7, complete sequence, encodes the following:
- the VMA11 gene encoding v-type proton ATPase 16 kDa proteolipid subunit 2, whose protein sequence is MSDTLGPEFYPSFAPWLGFAGCAAAMILSCAGAAIGTAKSGIGIAGIGTFKPELIMKSLIPVVMSGILSVYGLVVAVLIAGGLSPTENYSLFNGFMHLACGLSVGFACLASGYAIGIVGDEGVRQFMHQPRLFVGIVLILIFAEVLGLYGMIIALILNTKGN
- the RVB2 gene encoding RuvB-like protein 2; the protein is MTTINTHVTTKDVSGLSLIAAHSHITGLGLEDNLQPKENAQGLVGQIQARKAAGVILKMVQAGKIAGRAVLIAGPPSTGKTAIALGLSQSLGSEVPFTALAASEVYSLEISKTEALTQAFRKSIGVRIKEETEIIEGEVVEIQIDRSITGGHKQGKLTIKTTDMETVYELGNKMIEGLTKEKVLAGDVISIDKASGRITKLGKSFTRARDYDAMGPETKFVQCPEGELQKRKEVVHTVSLHEIDVINSRQQGFLALFSGDTGEINSEVRDQINTKVAEWKEEGKAEIVPGVLFIDEVHMLDIECFSFINRALEDDFSPVVMMATNRGVSRTRGTDYKSPHGIPLDLLDRSVIIHTTTYSGDEIRTILSIRATEEEVELSADALALLTKIGQETSLRYASNLISVAQQIALKKRNNEVSLQDIKRAYMLFLDSDRSVQHLEQNASQYIDNSGNVTIGNRDFKHESETPAPAPVPNPTPAPSAPSASSVPVPEISTNGSNPEASAVEATSEVKPEEKKDEDKMEITTD